ACTTCAATTGCCTCTTCCTTAGAAGGTGGGCTGTTTTCTCCGGAACCTGTTTCCTCTCCATGGAAGTTTTTGGATTCCTCAGGAGAAATTTTCGTATTTAAATCTAAAAAAAAGCTGTTCAGTATCACTGAATCCAGAGTGATCATCTCCTTACTCAAACCTCCCAGTTCAACAGAGAGATCTCCCATAAAAAAATCCTGCCCCTTCTTATTTTTAATGTTGAAATCCTTGAGATTCAGCGGGCCAGACAGGGAGTAGGAGCTGTCATCCAGATTGTAAGCAAGAGAGCAGTTACCATAAAGGGATTTAAGCAGGATATCGTGAAATGTCTCCTTCTTTCCTATGAGTTTCAGATTTTCACTAAGTATATCCGATTTTAATATGACCCTGGGATAGCTGAAGGAATAATCCCCTTTCAGGTTAACTTTTTTGACTTCAGCCTCATATGAGAGCGTCTTTTTAACGGAGTCAGGAAGCTCCCAAGATGGGGTATCCAAGATAAAACTCCCCTTAAGGATAAGAGATTTAAGAGGATCAAAGCTCGTGGAATAATCCAAGACCTCAACAAGAGACTGGGATGAAAAATCTATGGAGTCGTTAAGGGTAAAGGACGCAGAAGCAGATGCCTTATTTTCGGGAATATTCCTCAGGTCCTTGAGACTTAAATCTATATCGGTAAATGCAAGGTCGCCGTAGGTCAGGGAGGATCTTTTAACTGTAATCTCACCGATGATTATATCCTTTAGGAGATAGGCCCTTTCCTCTGCAGGAAGGGATTTAACCTGCTGTTTTTCCTCAGGGAGAGGAATGGCTTTTTCTTCTTGTAGGATGGAAAGGTTACTTTGGGTATCCTCTATTTCCAATTTTTTAAGGTTTAAAGAGATTTCAGGAAATGTGAGACTCGCGAGGTCTATAATTATACTTTCAGAATTAAGAAGCTGATTTCCTTTTTTGTCCTCAGCAAGAACCTTTGAACCAGAGACATTTCCTCTTACCTGAAACTCCTTCTTAAGGTAGTTTCCCTGGAGAAAGATTTTTCCATTGAGATTTCCAGACAGCTTAAGCTCATCCTCTTCATCAGGGGAGAAGGTATTGGTGAATTCAAACCCCTCTGAGGCCAAGGAGGTATCCAATATACCGGTTTCTGTATTGGCTTTAATTTTTATATCAAGGAGACCACTCCCTAAAATATTTAAACTTGCAGAAAGATCCAGCTCATTATTTTCATAAGTGAAGTCAGGTACCCTGAAAGTTATTGTATTCATTGACTTCAATATTTCCCCGGCTCTTATGAAAGTCAGCCTTTCTACAGCGATATTTTTAATTTCCACCTCCCTTATGAAACCTTGTGAAGATGCCCCTGGATCTTCCTCTTCTGTCTGTGGAGAACTTTCTTTCTCTGCTTTCGAGTCATTTCCTAAACCAATAAGGTTTAGGGTGGGTTCGATAAGGCGAACCTCACTTATAGACAATTTTCTTTCAAAAAGTTTAAGAGGATCGGCATTTACCTCTATGGATTCCAGAGACAGCAGCGGTTCTTCTTCTCCGTTCCATATAATCACATCATGAGAGGAAAGAGTTCCTGTGAAAGGATTCAGCCAAAGGCTCCCCATACTTACCTTTCTGCTTAAAGTATCTTCTAAAGATGAGATGACAATCCCCTTTAAAAACAGGTTTGTACCTGCTACCAAAAGAAATATAAGCACACCCATAGATAGCAGAATTATTTTATATATTTTTTTCATAACCAGCCTCCTAAAAAACAAAGATCTTTCATTATAATTTAGGGAAAAGACTTGTTTTTTCCTGCCTAATTTCTAAAATAAATGAAATAATATACTTCTTCTCTAAATATTTTCCCGTTCTGTAATTTATTGTTGAATAAGCACAAAAATAAAAAAATGAAAAATATCATCTTCGTAGTATAAATCAGGCAGAGAAAAAAATTATTCTGTACGAAAGGCTAATGGAGGTGCCATGGATATTGAAAGAGCCATAAAACTCATAGAAAAATCCGATACAGTCTTTGCAGCAGTAAAAGATAGGAAGGTAATCTTTGTCTCAGAGGAAAGGGGGATAAAACCCGCCCTGGAATTTTTTTTCCTTGGAAAAGAAACTACCCAAGGAAGTTCTGTAGCTGACAGGATAATCGGAAAAGGGGCGGCCATGGTTCTTTCCCTTTGCTGCTGCAAGGAGTTATACGGTGGTGTCATCTCCCGGGATGCCCTTGCTTCTTTGAAGAAGGGGGGACAGACTGTCCAGTGGGGAACTGTGGTCCCCTATATAATAAATCGCAGGGGAGACGGCATGTGCCCGTTGGAAAAACTGCTCTCAAATACAGAGGATCCCCAGGTGGGACTGGATATTATAAAGAAATTTTTGATGAAGTTAGGAGGTAAGTAATGAAGTACAGGAAGATGCCAAAAACAGGGGAAAAGATCTCTATCTTAGGTTTTGGGTGTATGAGATATCCCCTGAGAGATGACGGATCCATCCATGAGGAACTTTCGGAAAGAATGATGGATTACGCCATTCAAAGGGGAGTAAACTATATAGATACAGCCTGGCCCTATCATAAGGGGGAGAGTGAACCCTTTGTAGGAAGATTTTTAGAAAAATATGGTCTCAGAGACAGGGTAAAGCTGGCCACCAAACTTCCTTCGTGGCTCATAGAAAAGAGAGAGGATATGGACTACTACCTGGATGAACAGTTAAAAAAGCTGAGGACCAATCACATCGATTATTATCTTGTTCATGCCCTCGATAAAAAAAGGTGGGAGCAGGTCAAGAAATGCGGTATCTTTGACTTTCTGTCAGCTGCTAAAGCAGACGGCAGGGTGAGGAATGTGGGATTTTCCTTCCACGACGACCTATCCGTTTTTAAGGAAATCGTCGATTCCTATAATTGGGATTTTTGCCAGATTCAATATAACTACATGGACATAGAGTTTCAGGCAGGAAAAAATGGGCTTCTCTATGCTGCTGGAAAGGGACTGGGTGTAATCGTTATGGAACCCCTGAGAGGCGGTAAGATAGCAGGGAGGGTTCCCCAAGAGGTGAAGTTGTTGTTGGACTCCCAGAAAAAGAATTACTCCCCTGTGGAATGGGCCCTCAGGTGGGTGTGGGATCATCCCCAGGTAACACTGCTTTTGAGCGGTATGACTGCTCTGGAGCATGTTGTGGAAAATGTAGAGGTGGCATCCAAAGCCGAACCTTCTTCCCTCACAGAGAAGGAAAAATCCGTCATTGAAGAAGTCCGGAATATATACAGGACCAGAATGAAAGTTCCCTGTACCGACTGTAAATACTGTCTTCCCTGTCCCTCTGGTGTAAATATCCCCAGAGTTTTCCAGTTATATAACGACGCCTTTATCTTTGATGATATGGAAGGTGCCAGAAAAGATTATAATATGTTTCTAAAGGAGGATGAGAAGGCTCACAACTGCATTGAATGCGGAAAGTGCGAGAGCCTCTGTCCCCAGAAGATTTCTATAATAGAAAAGCTGTCTCAGGCTGTAAAAGCCTTTGAAAAATAGGAGGGATTTTTATGAATGTAAGAAATTTTGAAGTTTCCAAGGGGAAGGGAGTGACCTTTGCACTTTTTATGACCTTTTCGCTTCTAGCTCCCTATCTCTTTCATCTGGCAGGATTTAATGGAACTGTTTTTCTTCCAATATTTTTAGGAGTTATTCTGGCTTCTCAATATCTTAAATCTACGGGAGTTATGGGAATAGCACTTCTCACTCCCTTAGCTAACCATATCCTTACGGGGATGCCCATGAGGGCCCCTCTGCCCATGTTGCAGCTCCTCACTTTGGAGGCAGCTGTTTTAGGGATGAGTGCTTTCTATCTCAGGGGAAAAACTTCCAAAACTCTCCTTAGAACAGGGATTCCTTTATTATTGGGACGCATCTCTTCTATAATTTTGGTTTTCTTTTATCCCGGTCTATCCCTAGACCTCTGGATAAAGAATTTTATTCTGGGAGTTCCAGGGATGATCCTCAATACAGCCCTGGTTCTCGTGGTTCTCAGGTTCTTTCCGGTTAAAGAGTAAGGTAAACAAAAAAAAGCCGGGCAGCTGCCCGGCTTTTTTTTAAGGTCAATAGATTTATATATCGATAGAAAAATTAAATTTTTAATTGCTAAAAAAAAGAAATATCGTTTTTTTTTGTATAAAATCTATTAGGAAAAATTGAAAATGAGGTGATCCAAGATGGATAAAAATAAAAGAAATAATAAAGCTCAGGAAAAATCCCCATTGAAGGTGGCTTTGATTTCCCCCATAGCATGGAGAACCCCTCCCAGGCATTACGGTCCCTGGGAGAATATTGTCTCCTTACTCTGTGAAGGATTAGTAAAAAGAGGAGTGGATGTAACCCTATTTGCAACAGGGGAGTCTATAACAGAAGGGAAATTAAGGTCGGTGTGTCAGGTCGGGTATGAAGAGGATAAAAATATAGATCCCAAAGTCTGGGAAAGTCTCCATATAGCTAAGGTATTTCAGAGTGCCGATGAATTCGACATTATACACAACAATTTTGATTTTCTTCCGCTGACCTATAGCGGGTTAGTGGATACGCCGGTAGTTACCACGATCCATGGATTTTCCTCTGAAAAGATCCTTCCTGTATATGAAAAATATGGTGAGAATACCTACTATGTTTCAATAAGCGATTCGGATCGGAGTAGCAGCCTGAATTATATAGATACTGTGTATCACGGGATAGATCTGACCCAGTTTACCTATAGAGATCTGCCGGAAGATTACCTGTTATTTTTTGGAAGACTGCATAGAGATAAAGGCCCTAAAGAAGCTATTGAAATTGCTAAAAGATCCAATAAAAAACTCATAATGGCAGGAATTATTCAGGATGAAGGGTATTTTAAAGGTGAGATAGAACCCCACCTCAGTGGAGATATTACCTATATAGGAAGTGTTGGTCCCAGAGAAAGGGATAAGCTGCTAGGGGGAGCCCAGGCTCTTCTCCATCCTATATACTTCGAGGAACCCTTTGGATTATCTGTTGTTGAAACCATGGCTTGCGGGACACCTGTAATAGCCTATAACAAAGGCAGTATGCCTGAACTTATAGAGGATGAGGTCAATGGATTTCTTGTGGATGATGTAGATGGAGCTCTGGCAGCCCTGGACAAACTCCCAAATATTGAGAGGAAGAGGTGCAGAGAAACTGTAGAGGAAAAATTTTCAGTGGGCCGAATGGTAGATGAATATATAAAAGTCTATGAAAAGATCCTCAAAGAACGAGGAGGTAATAGATGAAGAGAGAAGTGGTAACTCGGTATAAAAAAAATCCCATACTGACCAAGGATGATGTGCCATATCCTGTGGCTACAGTTCACAATGCAGGGATTGTTAAATATAAAGGTAAATATATTATGTTATTTCGTTCCCATCTGCTAAATGGAAGATCGATTATTGGAATGGCTAAAAGTGATGACGGTTATGATTTCAAAGTGGAATCGAAACCTTTTTTGACACCCTGTGAAGACAAGGGATCGATATTTTCCCAGTATGAGGAATATGGTGTAGAAGACCTGAGAATCAGTGAAATAGACGGGGAATATCTTTTGACCTATAGCTGCTATTCCAAATACGGAGTAAGGATAGCTCTGGCAAAAACCCTTGATTTCATAGAGGTAGAAAGAGTTGCTCTTATAACCCAGGCAGATCTGAGGAATGTAGTAATATTTCCAGAAAAGATAGGTGGACAGTATGTGAGGCTGGACAGGCCTCATTCAGAGATATCTAAATGGTCGATCTGGATATCGTACTCACCGGATCTAATACATTGGGGGAGATCTAAATTAATAATGCAGCCCCATAAATACCACTGGGATGAGATGAAGATAGGACCTGGAGCCACTCCCATAAAGACTGAAAAAGGATGGCTGAATATATATCATGGTGTATTTAAAACCATGTCAGGATCTGTTTACAGACTGGGGGCAGCCCTTCATGATTTGGAAGATCCCTCTATTGTACTGGGAGTTTCAGACGAGTGGATTCTGGAGCCGGAAGATCCCTGGGAGGTAACAGGCTATGTGCCCAATGTAGTCTTTACTTGTGGAGCAGTGGATGAAGGGGATGGAACAATAAAAATTTACTGGGGCGGAGCCGACAGTGTCATGTGTGTAGGAGAAGCCAATATAGATGAGTTAATAGACCTGTGCATAAAGGGGGGGAGTTAGAATGGGAAAATTAAATGTAAGGAGGATAGGGAAGATATTCAGGCCAGATCCGTCCAGGGTAATTATAAAATCTCATATACCTTCAGGTGAAGGGCGTATAGAGAATATCATAACACGGGTTTTAAACCTATCGGATGAGGAAGCCCATAAGATTTTGCAGGATATAATAGAAGACTTCTCAGGAAGGCATAAAAATATATGGGATGCACTGGATAAGCACTATAATAGAATAAAAAAACATATCCCTTCAAATCAAAGGATAAGTGATACAAAAAGAGCCCTGCTGGGAGCTTATTTTTCCCAGGAGTATACAGTTCAATCGGCGGCTTTTTTTAATCCGTCTATTGTGAAACATCCGGATCAAACTCAAGTCCCAGAAGGGAGTATAAGATTTATATTGAGTTTTAGAGCAGTGGGAGAAGGGCACCTATCCTCCATAGAGTTTAGGGGGGGAATTGTAGATAAAGAAGGTAACTTCGAATTTGATGAGGTGAGCCCCTTTGTAGAAAGGGCAGTAGCCGTGAATAATCCCGTATATAAAAAAGATATACTCTTTTGTAAATTGGATGAGATGCATGAAGACTGCAGTTCCTTATCAAATCTAAAAGAACAGCTATCGGATGAATTTAACTTATCTGAACTCCGGGCTCTTTTGAATATATCACCAGAAAAAAAAATTCATGACCTAAAGGATACCGTATTGTGGTTAGCAGAATCCAATTATGAGCTGCAGTTTAAAATAGATCAAAAATTATCTGAAAGGATTGTATTCCCCAGTTCACAAAATGAAAGTAACGGAATAGAGGATGCAAGGTTTGTACGATTTAAATATGATGATGGAGAGATAGTTTATTACGCTACATATACTGCCTACAATGGAGTTAAGATCCTGCCTCAAATATTGGAGACTAAAGATTTTTTTAACTATAAAGCTATAACGTTAAACGGAGAGTACGCAGCCAATAAGGGGATGGCTCTTTTCCCGAAAAAAATAAATGGGAAATACATGGTAATCTCCAGGGTTGACGGAGAAAATCTGTATATAATGTCATCTGAAAACATCCATTTTTGGGAAACTGCACAGATACTGAGGCGGCCGAAATATGATTGGGAATTTATGCAGATCGGGAACTGCGGGTCGCCCATAGAAACAGACAAAGGGTGGATAGTTTTAACTCATGGTGTGGGGCCCATGAGAAAATATTGTTTAGGAGCGATCCTCCTGGATCTGGAGGATCCGGCAAAGGTAATAGGAGCTACCAGGGAGCCCATATTAGAACCGTTAGAAAGCGAAAGAAATGGTTATGTGCCAAATGTAGTGTACTCTTGCGGTGGGATCGTCCATGGGGATAATTTAATTATACCTTATGCAATGTCGGATACAAATTCAGGGATAGCCCTGGTTTCTGTAAAAGAATTACTGGATTACATGCTAAATTAGGGGGATGGATACATGATAGATAAGATTATAGATGGGCAGAAGAAAATAGGTGTTGTAGGAAATTATCTCCCAAGACGGTGTGGGCTGGCTACCTTTACAACAGATGTAAGTAAGGCAATCAGAAGTGAATTAGGTGAAGATAAGAAATTGATAAATATAGCGATGAATGACAGGGAAGAGGGGTATGATTATCCTTCAGAGGTAAAACTAACAATTCAGGAAGATGACAGGGAAGAATACATTGAAGTGGCCCATTATCTGAATGAGAATGAGTATGGAGCTGTAATTATTCAGCATGAATATGGAATCTACGGCGGTGAAGACGGAGAATACATTATAGAGCTCATGAAAAGGTTAGAGATGCCTGTTCTGACCAACCTTCATACGGTACTGGAAAATCCAAGTTTAGGCCAAAGAAAGGTAATGAATGACTTGGCTAAATACTCCGAAAAGCTATTGGTAATGAGTAAAAAAGCTTTCGATATATTGATGAGAGTATATGGAATCCCTAAAGAGGTTGTAGCTTTTGTTCCCCATGGAATACCGGATACTGCCTATGAAGAGCAGGGTATATATAACGATGCAATAGGTTTAGAAGGAAAAGAAATTATTCTTACCTTTGGTCTTTTGGGTCCTGGAAAGGGACTGGAAGTGATGATAGAAGCAATGCCAGCTATTGTCAAGAAAAATCCCAATGCGGTTTATTTAATCCTGGGGAAAACACATCCCCATATCTTAAAGAAAACAGGAGATGTATACAGGGAGAAATTAAAAGAGCAGATAAGGAGTTTAAATTTAGAAAAAAATGTTGTTTTTCATAATAAATTCGTGGACTTAGATATCCTTGTAAAATATATAAAGACATCCACTATATATTCTATCCCATATCTGAATAGGGAACAGATAACTTCCGGAACATTAGCCTATGCTCTTGGATCAGGGGCAGCAGTGGTATCTACGCCCTTTTGGCATGCTGAAGAACTCTTAGCAGAAGGAAGAGGTGTATTGGTGCCCTTTAGAGATTCAGAGAGTTTAGCCAGAGAAATAAATATGTTGTTAGCAGATTCAGAAAGGCGTCAAAATATGAGAAGAAAGGCCTACGATTACGCCAGATCCATGATTTGGCCGAAGGTTGCCAAGAGTCATTTGAAGATCATAGGGGAGTGCAAAGGAAAAAAAAAAATCAATATATCTTCTAAAAAAAAAAATAAACGAGAGGATGGAGCAGGGTCAAGAAAGATCCTTAATAAATTACCTGAGATAGACCTATCTCATCTAAAGATATTGACAGACGATACAGGAATACTTCAACATGCCAAATATACTATTCCAGATTTAACTCATGGGTATTGTGTAGATGATAATGCCAGAGCACTAATCGCTACATCGATGTATTACAACCTCAGAGAAAACAGGGATATATATCCTTTTATTCAGAAATATCTGGCCTTTTTAAATTATTCCTTTGATGAAAAGACAAAGAGGTTTGCAAATTTTATGTCCTACGACAGAAGGTGGCAGGAAAATATAGGAAGTCAAGATTCTCACGGGAGAGCTCTTTGGGCCCTGGGAGTCACATATAAAAACATAAGAGATGAATCTATCCGGGCCATCGCTATGGATCTGTTCACATCTGCACTTTCTGTGGTAACAGACTTCACCTCTCCCAGGGCCTGGGCTTTTACGGTTCTTGGCTTATCGGCATATTTAGAAGTAAATCCAGAAGACACAGGAAAAAAAGAAATTAAGAGGATTTTAGCTGAAAAAATTCATAGTTTATATAGGAATACAGCAACCAACGACTGGGTTTGGTGTGAGGAATCCGCTACATATTCCAATGGGATTTTACCCCACGCTTTAATATTAGCCGGGGAATATATCAATGATAAGGAGATGTATAACACAGGAATTCAGTCTCTGAAGTGGCTCCTAAAAATTCAAACCGCTCCAGAGGGGCATCTTTCTGTAATAGGTAATGAGGGCTGGTTTAACAGAGATAAAGAAAAAGCTGCCTTTGGTCAGCAGCCGGTCGAGGCCATGTGCTTACTCAATGCCTGCTTAGATGTATATAGAATTACCAGGGATCGTTGGTGGCTGAATGAAGGAAATAAATGCATGGCCTGGTTTTTTGGAGAAAATGATCTGAATACTCCTCTATATAACTATGACGATGGGGGATGCCGGGATGGATTAGATTCTCATGGGGTAAGTAAGAATCAGGGTGCTGAATCTACATTGGCCGGGTTAATATCCCTGATTAACATCCACGGGATAGCTGCTGAATAATTTATCTTTCCAGTCGGTTAATTAGATTTAGTAAGAAAAAAGAGGCTTGACCCAAAAGGGTCAGCCTCTTTTTAAGCTCTTAAAAGGAGTACGTCTATTTATTTGACACGAATGACACTAATAGATGACCTCTGCCTTACTTCCTCTGACAGTTTTTTCTACCTTAATTTGGCTGGTTATTGTCTGCTTTAATTCACTCACATGGGAGATGATTCCCACAGTCCGGCCGCTGCTTTTTAATTCCATCAAAATATCCATGGCTACAGAGAGAGATTCCTCATCCAGAGTACCGAATCCTTCATCTATAAAGACTGAATCGAGCTTTACCCCGCCGTTTTGTGACTGCACCACATCGGATAATCCCAGAGCCAAAGCCATAGATGCTTTAAAAGTTTCACCCCCAGAGAGAGTTTTAATACTTCTTTCCTTTCCTGTATGGGAATCGAAGATATTTACCTCCAATCCCGATCCGGCATTTCCTTTTTTACCGGTGTCTAACCTCATATGGTATTGATTATTTGTCATTATGCTGAGTCTGTCATTGGCTCTGTCCAAGACGTCCTGAAAATAAACGGCCAGAACATAGTTTTGAAAAGTTATATTATTTCTTTTTTCTCCATATTTACCCACAGATATCTCGTAGAGTTTATTAAAAGTTTTATACTGTTTTCCTTTATCTCCTAATATTTTTCTGCTGTCCTCTAATTTTTTTTCAGGGTTAATAAAACTATTCAGCTTAGTCTGTTCCCTGTTTATAAATTTATCTAATTCATTGATCTCCTGGGTGATTAGTTTACTTTTTTCATTTAACTCCTCTAAATCGATCAGGTCTAAATTTTTAAATTTTTCAGATTCAGAAATTATAGTTTTGAAAGCAATTGTTTTGTCTTTATATACCTGAATTTCATTAGTTATTGAATCAACGGGTAGGTTAATTATAGAACAATATTCATCTATATCGATAAAATTATGATCTTTTAGAGATTCATTCCATTTCTTTTGTTTTGTTTTGAGATCTTCCTCCAGATCTTCGATGTTTTTTTTGCTGCTGTCCAGCTGAATCTCTTGAGTTTTTATTTGTTCTTTTAAATCTTCAATTTCTTTTATAAGATCCTCTAATTTATTATGTCTATTTATAGTAGAACTCAATGTTTCATCAAAGTCTTTTATATTTAATTTTCTTTTTTCAAATTTATTTTTGATATTAAAATTAGCTTCAATAAATCCTTTTAGCTGAGACTGAGAAACCTCTAAATTAGTAGAAATTTCACTTTCTTTTGCAACGGCTTGGATGATTTTAT
This sequence is a window from Psychrilyobacter piezotolerans. Protein-coding genes within it:
- a CDS encoding glycosyltransferase family 4 protein, which gives rise to MDKNKRNNKAQEKSPLKVALISPIAWRTPPRHYGPWENIVSLLCEGLVKRGVDVTLFATGESITEGKLRSVCQVGYEEDKNIDPKVWESLHIAKVFQSADEFDIIHNNFDFLPLTYSGLVDTPVVTTIHGFSSEKILPVYEKYGENTYYVSISDSDRSSSLNYIDTVYHGIDLTQFTYRDLPEDYLLFFGRLHRDKGPKEAIEIAKRSNKKLIMAGIIQDEGYFKGEIEPHLSGDITYIGSVGPRERDKLLGGAQALLHPIYFEEPFGLSVVETMACGTPVIAYNKGSMPELIEDEVNGFLVDDVDGALAALDKLPNIERKRCRETVEEKFSVGRMVDEYIKVYEKILKERGGNR
- a CDS encoding glycosyltransferase family 4 protein; its protein translation is MIDKIIDGQKKIGVVGNYLPRRCGLATFTTDVSKAIRSELGEDKKLINIAMNDREEGYDYPSEVKLTIQEDDREEYIEVAHYLNENEYGAVIIQHEYGIYGGEDGEYIIELMKRLEMPVLTNLHTVLENPSLGQRKVMNDLAKYSEKLLVMSKKAFDILMRVYGIPKEVVAFVPHGIPDTAYEEQGIYNDAIGLEGKEIILTFGLLGPGKGLEVMIEAMPAIVKKNPNAVYLILGKTHPHILKKTGDVYREKLKEQIRSLNLEKNVVFHNKFVDLDILVKYIKTSTIYSIPYLNREQITSGTLAYALGSGAAVVSTPFWHAEELLAEGRGVLVPFRDSESLAREINMLLADSERRQNMRRKAYDYARSMIWPKVAKSHLKIIGECKGKKKINISSKKKNKREDGAGSRKILNKLPEIDLSHLKILTDDTGILQHAKYTIPDLTHGYCVDDNARALIATSMYYNLRENRDIYPFIQKYLAFLNYSFDEKTKRFANFMSYDRRWQENIGSQDSHGRALWALGVTYKNIRDESIRAIAMDLFTSALSVVTDFTSPRAWAFTVLGLSAYLEVNPEDTGKKEIKRILAEKIHSLYRNTATNDWVWCEESATYSNGILPHALILAGEYINDKEMYNTGIQSLKWLLKIQTAPEGHLSVIGNEGWFNRDKEKAAFGQQPVEAMCLLNACLDVYRITRDRWWLNEGNKCMAWFFGENDLNTPLYNYDDGGCRDGLDSHGVSKNQGAESTLAGLISLINIHGIAAE
- a CDS encoding DUF1893 domain-containing protein — encoded protein: MDIERAIKLIEKSDTVFAAVKDRKVIFVSEERGIKPALEFFFLGKETTQGSSVADRIIGKGAAMVLSLCCCKELYGGVISRDALASLKKGGQTVQWGTVVPYIINRRGDGMCPLEKLLSNTEDPQVGLDIIKKFLMKLGGK
- a CDS encoding DUF748 domain-containing protein, whose protein sequence is MKKIYKIILLSMGVLIFLLVAGTNLFLKGIVISSLEDTLSRKVSMGSLWLNPFTGTLSSHDVIIWNGEEEPLLSLESIEVNADPLKLFERKLSISEVRLIEPTLNLIGLGNDSKAEKESSPQTEEEDPGASSQGFIREVEIKNIAVERLTFIRAGEILKSMNTITFRVPDFTYENNELDLSASLNILGSGLLDIKIKANTETGILDTSLASEGFEFTNTFSPDEEDELKLSGNLNGKIFLQGNYLKKEFQVRGNVSGSKVLAEDKKGNQLLNSESIIIDLASLTFPEISLNLKKLEIEDTQSNLSILQEEKAIPLPEEKQQVKSLPAEERAYLLKDIIIGEITVKRSSLTYGDLAFTDIDLSLKDLRNIPENKASASASFTLNDSIDFSSQSLVEVLDYSTSFDPLKSLILKGSFILDTPSWELPDSVKKTLSYEAEVKKVNLKGDYSFSYPRVILKSDILSENLKLIGKKETFHDILLKSLYGNCSLAYNLDDSSYSLSGPLNLKDFNIKNKKGQDFFMGDLSVELGGLSKEMITLDSVILNSFFLDLNTKISPEESKNFHGEETGSGENSPPSKEEAIEVVIGNLKLRSGRVLTKDLSFEKVYLDGNNVSNKKINSNFVLDALMDGFTPLKGDLNVKVNDMDTFSDLKAKGNISVSNLDLKILNSYTKDFPYEIRGIVNYSSFLDYSKDNISSKGDFSGSNLRIKKPESMDISVENIRSKLNFNFKKEGIFLSNSSFSLSNLKGEIQDETKVQLAKGDIVVKEYSPKIIQFSSISLTSPLIDLKESPEEAGGSGGSSDQKKEDEQPLPVIFASKINVKNGKVIYRGLEKTSVYENIGFSAANFTTQKNKNSSIDAGLSLAGIQRVELKGNLSLKEDWDFSPKTITFSGTLNVTNLNIPTFNNILQKNLPNEFDGGILSSRGRVNLRAAQLNSEHDITISKVDLGKTTGYSRGIPLGSVIKVLSDRYGNIRITLPVTGDLTNPKLGITSIVTSSIMSGLVKAARSPQTIISKVLTLGDDEIKTIYFNYLSGEPNQPETDKLSEIINILTENPKHKVTFTLYTNENVEISLLTTKSITGILLGQKMDPERTLENLMEERKKYILDFFSDRVSSERIEVKVSKENKSLPQAEVEFKE
- a CDS encoding aldo/keto reductase, which translates into the protein MKYRKMPKTGEKISILGFGCMRYPLRDDGSIHEELSERMMDYAIQRGVNYIDTAWPYHKGESEPFVGRFLEKYGLRDRVKLATKLPSWLIEKREDMDYYLDEQLKKLRTNHIDYYLVHALDKKRWEQVKKCGIFDFLSAAKADGRVRNVGFSFHDDLSVFKEIVDSYNWDFCQIQYNYMDIEFQAGKNGLLYAAGKGLGVIVMEPLRGGKIAGRVPQEVKLLLDSQKKNYSPVEWALRWVWDHPQVTLLLSGMTALEHVVENVEVASKAEPSSLTEKEKSVIEEVRNIYRTRMKVPCTDCKYCLPCPSGVNIPRVFQLYNDAFIFDDMEGARKDYNMFLKEDEKAHNCIECGKCESLCPQKISIIEKLSQAVKAFEK
- a CDS encoding glycosidase is translated as MGKLNVRRIGKIFRPDPSRVIIKSHIPSGEGRIENIITRVLNLSDEEAHKILQDIIEDFSGRHKNIWDALDKHYNRIKKHIPSNQRISDTKRALLGAYFSQEYTVQSAAFFNPSIVKHPDQTQVPEGSIRFILSFRAVGEGHLSSIEFRGGIVDKEGNFEFDEVSPFVERAVAVNNPVYKKDILFCKLDEMHEDCSSLSNLKEQLSDEFNLSELRALLNISPEKKIHDLKDTVLWLAESNYELQFKIDQKLSERIVFPSSQNESNGIEDARFVRFKYDDGEIVYYATYTAYNGVKILPQILETKDFFNYKAITLNGEYAANKGMALFPKKINGKYMVISRVDGENLYIMSSENIHFWETAQILRRPKYDWEFMQIGNCGSPIETDKGWIVLTHGVGPMRKYCLGAILLDLEDPAKVIGATREPILEPLESERNGYVPNVVYSCGGIVHGDNLIIPYAMSDTNSGIALVSVKELLDYMLN
- a CDS encoding glycoside hydrolase family 130 protein — protein: MKREVVTRYKKNPILTKDDVPYPVATVHNAGIVKYKGKYIMLFRSHLLNGRSIIGMAKSDDGYDFKVESKPFLTPCEDKGSIFSQYEEYGVEDLRISEIDGEYLLTYSCYSKYGVRIALAKTLDFIEVERVALITQADLRNVVIFPEKIGGQYVRLDRPHSEISKWSIWISYSPDLIHWGRSKLIMQPHKYHWDEMKIGPGATPIKTEKGWLNIYHGVFKTMSGSVYRLGAALHDLEDPSIVLGVSDEWILEPEDPWEVTGYVPNVVFTCGAVDEGDGTIKIYWGGADSVMCVGEANIDELIDLCIKGGS